GCCGCCGAGGGCACGCTGTTCTCCATCCCTGAAGTCCAGCTCGGCATCATCCCCGACATGGGCGGCACCCAGCGGCTGCCGCGCACGATCGGCGTCGGCATGGCCAAGGAGCTGATCTACTCCGCCCGGCGCTTCGACGCGGCCGAGGCGCTCAGGATCGGCTTCGTGAACCACGTCTACCCGGCCGGGGAGATCGGGACGCGGGCGGCGGAGCTGGCCGCGGAGATCGCGGCCAACGGGCCGCTGGCGGTGCAGGCGGCCAAGCAGTCCATTGACGGAACCTACTGGCGCGAGCGCGAGGCCTGGCTTCTCTGGGAAGCCGAGCGGGCCGTCGGCCCCCTGCTGTCCGAGGACCGCAAGGCAGGCATGCGGGCCGCGGCAGAGCGCAAGCGCGCCGATTTCCAAGGCAAGTAAGCCCAACCGGAGGCCTTCATGGCTGATCTTTTCGACCTGGGCGTCAAGCCGCCGCTCGGCCTAGTGCCGGCGCGGATGCACGCGTACCTCGTCCGGCAGAACCGCTTCGGCCAGCCGCGGGAGGCCTGGAAGCGCGAGGTCATTCCCACGCCCACGATCGGCCCCGACGAGGTGCTGATCTACGTGATGGCCTCCGGCATCAACTTCAACAACGTCTGGGCCGCCCTCGGCCAGCCGCTCGACGTCATTGCCGAGCGACAGAAGCTGGGCGAGCCCGAGGACTTCCACGCGGGCGGCAGCGACTGCTCGGGCATCGTCTGGGCCGTGGGTAAAGCTGTGAAGAGCGTCAAGGTCGGCGACGAGGTCATCGTTCACAGCGGCTGGTGGCGTCCCGACGACCCGTGGGTGCTGTCCGGCAAGGACCCGATGCTGGCCGAGAGCACGCGCATCTGGGGCTACCAGACCAACTACGGCAGCTACTGCCAGTTCGCGCGCGCCCAGGCGCATCAATGCGTCCCGAAGCCGAAACGCCTCAGCTGGGAAGCCGCGGGCTGCTTCCTCCTCTGCGCCTCGACGGCGTACCGGA
The Candidatus Methylomirabilota bacterium genome window above contains:
- a CDS encoding enoyl-CoA hydratase/isomerase family protein — encoded protein: MTSKVQVEIKAPVATITLNKPERLNALDIEVWEGIRDAAEAVDGAAGVRAVILQGAGGAFCAGLDVKAGSTLGAVYEAPPAVAMQQIRAHIEHLQECFTRLERVRVPVIAAIERVCMGAGMELALCCDIRIAAEGTLFSIPEVQLGIIPDMGGTQRLPRTIGVGMAKELIYSARRFDAAEALRIGFVNHVYPAGEIGTRAAELAAEIAANGPLAVQAAKQSIDGTYWREREAWLLWEAERAVGPLLSEDRKAGMRAAAERKRADFQGK